Proteins found in one Perca fluviatilis chromosome 9, GENO_Pfluv_1.0, whole genome shotgun sequence genomic segment:
- the LOC120565866 gene encoding ribosyldihydronicotinamide dehydrogenase [quinone]-like isoform X2, which yields MAKKVLIVYAHQSSGSFSAAAKDAAVEVLAAQDCTVEVSDLYAMKFKATATAEDITGEVKNADHFRYAEETKLAWEEGKLCADITEEQRKLTQADLIIFQFPMYWFTVPAIMKGWIDRVLTLGYAYSQEQRYSQGVFKDKRAMLSFTTGSPESMFSANGINGDMNVTLWPLQNGILHYCGFQVLAPQIFWAPSSVSSEVRSTMLEGWRKRLQGLLTEKPLSFTPLDCFDGEGYQLKPEVHEKHASKEYGLTVGIHLGKALPPNSQMKAGV from the exons ATGG CAAAGAAAGTGTTGATAGTGTACGCCCACCAGAGCTCTGGCTCGTTCAGCGCTGCAGCTAAAGATGCCGCAGTGGAAGTTTTGGCTGCTCAAGATTGCACAGTCGAAGTATCTGACCTGTATGCCATGAAGTTCAAAGCCACTGCTACTGCCGAGGAcatcactg GAGAAGTTAAGAACGCTGATCACTTCCGTTATGCGGAGGAGACTAAACTGGCATGGGAGGAAGGAAAACTGTGTGCTGACATCACTGAGGAACAACGTAAACTCACTCAGGCAGACCTCATCATCTTTCAG TTCCCCATGTACTGGTTCACCGTTCCTGCTATCATGAAGGGCTGGATTGACCGGGTGCTCACACTGGGCTACGCGTATTCCCAAGAGCAGCGATACAGTCAGGGAGTTTTCAAG GACAAGAGAGCCATGCTGTCCTTCACCACTGGGTCTCCTGAGTCCATGTTCAGTGCAAATGGCATTAATGGAGACATGAATGTCACACTGTGGCCATTACAG AATGGCATCCTGCACTACTGTGGCTTCCAGGTTCTGGCGCCTCAGATCTTCTGGGCTCCGTCCTCAGTTTCTTCTGAGGTACGCAGCACCATGCTGGAAGGCTGGCGTAAACGACTGCAAGGCCTCCTGACAGAGAAACCACTTTCCTTCACACCCTTGGATTGCTTTGATGGAGAGGGTTACCAACTGAAGCCTGAGGTCCATGAGAAACATGCCAGCAAGGAGTATGGACTGACAGTGGGGATCCACCTGGGAAAGGCACTGCCACCCAACAGCCAGATGAAAGCTGGAGTCTGA
- the LOC120565866 gene encoding ribosyldihydronicotinamide dehydrogenase [quinone]-like isoform X1, translating to MAAKKVLIVYAHQSSGSFSAAAKDAAVEVLAAQDCTVEVSDLYAMKFKATATAEDITGEVKNADHFRYAEETKLAWEEGKLCADITEEQRKLTQADLIIFQFPMYWFTVPAIMKGWIDRVLTLGYAYSQEQRYSQGVFKDKRAMLSFTTGSPESMFSANGINGDMNVTLWPLQNGILHYCGFQVLAPQIFWAPSSVSSEVRSTMLEGWRKRLQGLLTEKPLSFTPLDCFDGEGYQLKPEVHEKHASKEYGLTVGIHLGKALPPNSQMKAGV from the exons ATGG CAGCAAAGAAAGTGTTGATAGTGTACGCCCACCAGAGCTCTGGCTCGTTCAGCGCTGCAGCTAAAGATGCCGCAGTGGAAGTTTTGGCTGCTCAAGATTGCACAGTCGAAGTATCTGACCTGTATGCCATGAAGTTCAAAGCCACTGCTACTGCCGAGGAcatcactg GAGAAGTTAAGAACGCTGATCACTTCCGTTATGCGGAGGAGACTAAACTGGCATGGGAGGAAGGAAAACTGTGTGCTGACATCACTGAGGAACAACGTAAACTCACTCAGGCAGACCTCATCATCTTTCAG TTCCCCATGTACTGGTTCACCGTTCCTGCTATCATGAAGGGCTGGATTGACCGGGTGCTCACACTGGGCTACGCGTATTCCCAAGAGCAGCGATACAGTCAGGGAGTTTTCAAG GACAAGAGAGCCATGCTGTCCTTCACCACTGGGTCTCCTGAGTCCATGTTCAGTGCAAATGGCATTAATGGAGACATGAATGTCACACTGTGGCCATTACAG AATGGCATCCTGCACTACTGTGGCTTCCAGGTTCTGGCGCCTCAGATCTTCTGGGCTCCGTCCTCAGTTTCTTCTGAGGTACGCAGCACCATGCTGGAAGGCTGGCGTAAACGACTGCAAGGCCTCCTGACAGAGAAACCACTTTCCTTCACACCCTTGGATTGCTTTGATGGAGAGGGTTACCAACTGAAGCCTGAGGTCCATGAGAAACATGCCAGCAAGGAGTATGGACTGACAGTGGGGATCCACCTGGGAAAGGCACTGCCACCCAACAGCCAGATGAAAGCTGGAGTCTGA